A genomic segment from Eremothecium gossypii ATCC 10895 chromosome III, complete sequence encodes:
- the HCR1 gene encoding translation initiation factor eIF3 core subunit j (Syntenic homolog of Saccharomyces cerevisiae YLR192C (HCR1)), which produces MSWDDEEFEVRTSTKDQPMVVSWDDEFNNDDDDALLESWDAEEVPKQKQKPKAAPKAAKKVDKKGETVLLEIDTLDEKTRKELLKKAELNSDLNNAAALFDGLGVAEEHPRARALRQEEELAALSRPAALTKQTPFESHPLFSEAETKSDFQDLRKALSTAIAGMAEKSSLNYSGALAIDLIRDVAKPLSIESIRQTVATLNVLIKEKERQERQARLAKVKGGTATGGAGKKKAKAARPNLGGAFKKDQEFSLEDNSEFADFGDDDFM; this is translated from the coding sequence ATGTCTTGGGACGACGAGGAGTTTGAGGTGAGAACTTCGACGAAGGACCAACCGATGGTTGTGTCCTGGGATGACGAGTTCAACAACGACGATGACGATGCGCTATTAGAGTCATGGGATGCAGAGGAGGTCCCAAAGCAAAAGCAAAAGCCCAAGGCAGCACCCAAGGCAGCTAAGAAGGTCGACAAGAAGGGCGAAACCGTGCTGCTGGAGATCGACACTCTCGATGAGAAGACGCGCAAGGAGCTTTTGAAGAAGGCCGAGCTCAACTCGGACCTGAACAACGCTGCAGCGCTATTTGATGGGCTTGGTGTTGCAGAAGAACATCCGCGtgcccgcgcgctgcgccaGGAGGAGGAACTAGCTGCGCTGAGCCGTCCCGCTGCCTTAACGAAGCAGACTCCTTTCGAGAGCCACCCTCTCTTCTCAGAAGCGGAAACCAAGTCCGACTTCCAGGATTTGCGGAAGGCATTGTCTACTGCGATTGCAGGCATGGCTGAGAAGTCATCACTAAACTATTCGGGCGCGCTTGCCATCGATTTGATCCGTGACGTCGCGAAACCATTGTCGATTGAATCCATCAGACAAACGGTCGCGACCCTGAACGTGCTGATCAAAGAAAAGGAGAGACAAGAAAGACAGGCACGTCTTGCCAAAGTTAAGGGCGGCACTGCCACCGGTGGTGCAGGCAAAAAGAAGGCAAAGGCTGCAAGACCTAACTTGGGCGGTGCATTCAAAAAAGACCAGGAGTTTTCCTTGGAAGACAACTCTGAATTTGCAGACTTTGGCGATGATGACTTCATGTAA
- the PEX13 gene encoding peroxin PEX13 (Syntenic homolog of Saccharomyces cerevisiae YLR191W (PEX13)), translating into MSASKPRPKPWETANMSSATSSSGTMDESNTVIPTSVTAASSLGGGSGDYGHTPDLPTKPAGLGDESGYKSMNSQFGMNSTPYGGSMYGSGGLYGNSMYGGGGFGSMYGGGFGNGYGGYGSMYGGGYGGMYGMGANGMNNNGGIAESTQATFHLIENLIGAVAGFAQMLEATYMATHNSFLTMVSVAEQFQYVKEMLGSFFGIFAMIKFLKRVLFKLTGGRMGVAPKKQLPPASGDKGKMLQEFDQFRSGKNSAGSTGERKRARIAWKPLFLFFAAVFGFPWLLNKFIMKLQEMQNRGRIATPHQPQSLDLNSLEFARAIYDFTPENPRIECALKKGDLMAIISRQDPTGKESQWWKVRTKKGDVGYVPCNYIELIRRKKEIELSAGSGTGPSEVVSA; encoded by the coding sequence ATGTCAGCCAGCAAGCCTAGACCAAAACCATGGGAAACCGCCAACATGTCATCTGCTACCAGCAGCTCGGGGACGATGGATGAAAGCAACACAGTGATACCAACATCAGTAACTGCTGCGTCTTCGTTGGGAGGCGGGAGCGGCGATTACGGACACACGCCGGATCTTCCGACGAAACCTGCAGGCCTTGGCGATGAGTCAGGCTACAAGTCGATGAACAGTCAGTTCGGAATGAACAGTACGCCATACGGAGGGTCGATGTATGGGTCCGGGGGCCTATATGGAAACTCTATGTACGGCGGAGGGGGGTTCGGCTCGATGTACGGCGGCGGATTTGGGAACGGTTACGGCGGATATGGTTCGATGTACGGCGGTGGCTACGGCGGAATGTATGGTATGGGCGCGAACGGCATGAATAACAACGGCGGTATCGCCGAGTCGACGCAGGCTACATTCCATTTGATTGAAAACTTGATCGGGGCCGTGGCCGGCTTTGCGCAGATGCTGGAAGCGACCTACATGGCGACGCATAACTCCTTTCTCACAATGGTATCTGTGGCAGAGCAGTTCCAATATGTGAAAGAAATGCTGGGTTCATTTTTCGGTATATTTGCCATGATAAAGTTCTTGAAAAGGGTTCTTTTCAAATTGACCGGTGGCAGAATGGGCGTCGCTCCGAAGAAGCAGTTGCCGCCTGCTTCTGGAGACAAAGGTAAGATGCTACAAGAATTTGACCAGTTCAGATCAGGCAAAAACAGTGCAGGTTCCACCGGTGAACGCAAGCGTGCAAGAATAGCCTGGAAGCCACTTTTCTTATTCTTTGCAGCTGTTTTCGGCTTCCCTTGGTTACTCAATAAATTTATTATGAAGCTGCAAGAAATGCAGAATAGAGGACGGATTGCTACACCACACCAACCACAATCGCTAGATCTTAATAGTTTGGAATTCGCGAGGGCCATTTACGACTTTACCCCGGAGAATCCACGCATAGAATGCGCCCTGAAGAAGGGAGACTTGATGGCGATCATATCCCGGCAGGATCCCACTGGCAAAGAGTCTCAATGGTGGAAAGTGAGGACGAAGAAGGGAGATGTAGGCTATGTGCCATGCAACTATATCGAACTGATAAGAAGAAAAAAGGAAATAGAATTATCGGCGGGCAGTGGGACAGGTCCTTCTGAAGTAGTCTCAGCATAG
- the MMR1 gene encoding Mmr1p (Syntenic homolog of Saccharomyces cerevisiae YLR190W (MMR1)) — translation MGITSITIGGVPLSPGLSPVLAPVDGHGGLGAPALLQLDERRGSQRYETSLSKLAELTPGGGSASAGSPVSSLRLPAQSLFRVGSPMRTSMMSQVPKMLRPEYMNVKAGWRDQLFKTRNSIPKDGAVTVASALTSSAVPTMPRELAHEAPLEGTSAWEQAGDGAQVAEASGKTGQARPSAFNSYNKGSAAKHSSTHTPKVGNGSKSKHARELSVISCLSGKTLFEPDSLQPPTGSISQPPSGSVYQFPSASPVSSSSSANLAYAVDENGFVMSNNKHRDSVLSATMEDRFWMDYQDEINQGHRMSSDGLQFEPLKGPSLSLQTERFELKVKRLEVQIEELQLQNDKLKHSMEHSAIQDKLLLDALHEAREGRNNYNQDAERSLKALERKIQGYKRTIYALTTYDGYGPLRHKVALLNDEQLEAIANDDVAAASVCGQPEGAEHAPADKKESNPVDEQPSRGRSYRARNRGLHLNLSIVE, via the coding sequence AGCATCACTATCGGGGGCGTGCCGCTCTCGCCAGGGTTATCGCCCGTGCTGGCGCCAGTGGATGGCCATGGGGGGCTGGgtgcgccggcgctgctgcagctcgaCGAGCGGCGGGGCTCGCAGCGGTATGAGACGTCTTTGTCGAAGTTAGCGGAGCTCACGCCGGGCGGGGGCAGTGCAAGTGCGGGGAGCCCTGTGTCGTCTCTCCGGCTACCTGCACAGTCGCTATTCCGGGTGGGGTCGCCGATGCGGACGTCCATGATGAGCCAGGTGCCCAAGATGTTGCGTCCCGAGTACATGAATGTGAAGGCTGGATGGCGAGATCAGCTCTTCAAGACCAGGAACTCCATTCCGAAGGATGGCGCGGTGACAGTGGCTTCTGCGCTTACGTCGTCCGCGGTGCCTACCATGCCGCGCGAGCTCGCCCATGAGGCCCCTCTTGAGGGCACGTCCGCCTGGGAGCAAGCCGGAGATGGGGCGCAGGTGGCAGAGGCCTCGGGCAAGACAGGACAGGCGCGGCCGTCGGCCTTCAACTCCTATAATAAAGGCTCAGCAGCCAAGCACTCCAGTACACACACACCGAAAGTGGGCAACGGCAGCAAAAGCAAGCATGCTAGGGAGCTGTCAGTGATCAGTTGTCTTAGTGGGAAAACTTTGTTTGAGCCAGACAGTCTCCAGCCACCCACAGGCTCTATCTCGCAGCCCCCATCGGGCAGTGTATACCAGTTTCCATCAGCCTCACCAGTATCATCTTCTTCCTCCGCAAACCTTGCATATGCTGTCGACGAGAATGGGTTCGTTATGAGCAACAACAAACATAGAGATAGCGTGCTATCGGCTACCATGGAGGACCGGTTCTGGATGGACTACCAGGATGAAATAAACCAAGGGCACCGGATGTCGTCGGACGGCCTTCAGTTCGAGCCTCTCAAAGGACCGAGCCTTAGCCTACAGACTGAGCGCTTTGAACTGAAGGTCAAAAGACTAGAAGTGCAGATAGAGGAGCTACAGCTGCAAAACGACAAATTGAAACATTCCATGGAGCACTCTGCGATCCAAGATAAGCTACTACTCGACGCATTACATGAAGCCCGCGAAGGGCGGAATAATTACAACCAAGACGCAGAGCGCAGTTTGAAGGCGCTCGAACGAAAGATACAGGGGTACAAACGTACCATTTATGCATTAACGACCTATGACGGGTATGGGCCCTTACGCCACAAGGTCGCTCTATTGAACGACGAACAGCTAGAAGCAATTGCCAACGACGATGTAGCCGCAGCTTCTGTGTGCGGGCAGCCCGAGGGCGCAGAGCACGCCCCAGCCGACAAAAAAGAGTCGAATCCCGTGGATGAGCAGCCTAGCAGAGGCAGGTCCTATCGAGCGCGTAACCGGGGGTTGCATTTGAATCTCTCCATCGTTGAGTAG